TCCTCGTAAGCTACCGTCTCGGCTTTGATGAAGCCGCGCTCGAAATCGCTATGAATCACCCCCGCCGCCTTGGGCGCCGTGTCCCCGGCGTGAATGGTCCACGCGCGCACTTCTTTCTCGCCCGCGGTGAAATAGGTCCGCAGTCCCAACAGATGATACGTGGCGCGAATCAACGCGCCCACCCCCGACTCCGCCACTCCCAGCTCCCGCAGGAAAGCCTGCGCTTCCTCCTCGGAAAGATCGACCAGGTCGCTCTCGATCTGGGCGCTGATCACGACCGTTTCGCAACTGTGATGCGCGGCCGCGTAAGCTTTGACTTTCTGGACATGCGCCATGCCATCAGCCTGAGCCAGCTCCGATTCTTTGACATTCGCCGCAAAGATCGTCGGCTTGTCGGTCAACAGGTAAAACCCGCGCGCGATCGCCTTCTCCTCCGGTGCAAGGTCGAGCGTGATCGCCGGCTTGCCCGCGTCCAGATGCGGCTCGACCTTCTTCAACACCGCCTCCTCCGCCAGAGCGATTTTGTCCCCCCGTTTCGCGTCCTTCGCCCCTTTCTCAATCCGCTTCTTGACCGCGTCCAGATCGGCCATGACCAACTCGGTGGTGATCGTCTCGATGT
The Verrucomicrobiota bacterium DNA segment above includes these coding regions:
- the ychF gene encoding redox-regulated ATPase YchF → MLKAGIVGLPNVGKSTLFNAVTRTRKAEAANYPFCTIDPNVGVVTVPDSRLGVLAKIAKTSTLIPAAVEFVDIAGLVRGASQGEGLGNKFLSHIREVDAIVQVVRCFEDGDIHHVAGSVDPVRDIETITTELVMADLDAVKKRIEKGAKDAKRGDKIALAEEAVLKKVEPHLDAGKPAITLDLAPEEKAIARGFYLLTDKPTIFAANVKESELAQADGMAHVQKVKAYAAAHHSCETVVISAQIESDLVDLSEEEAQAFLRELGVAESGVGALIRATYHLLGLRTYFTAGEKEVRAWTIHAGDTAPKAAGVIHSDFERGFIKAETVAYEDLVQCGSVAAAREKGLYRMEGKEYVVRDGDVLLFKFNV